The genome window atattttcttactAACTTCATAAACCTTTCTATTCATGATTCCACTAACTCAATTTAcggaattgaattttaaaattgtaatttttgacAATGTTTAAAATCGGGTCATTACTgagttaattaaaagaataaataatattttgggcATATGAAAGATATTTATTGGGCTAAAAATATATCGTTAGTTTAAAGACAAGATAACACATATAATAGacttaataaatgaaaaggCCCGATATAGGAGGGAGGGGTGGCAAACTAGTATGGAcccattgaaatttttttattttgattttgataatttatttaaacaaactgatcgaaattattggactaacaAAGCAGTGACTTGAtcagttcaaattttgaaaaccttcGATAAAGAACACAAGTTTCCAAACCCTAATTTGATTTTGATGTCAACATCATCTCTCTACCACGCTTCAAGAAAGTAGACATCTTATCGGCATCAGGCAAGTTGTCTTTGATTATAGgacttgatttgaaattttggatcCACGAGCTCACTCGAGGGAACTTGTGTGGCTGAAAGATTTCAAGCCCTAGTACGTCTTCGAGAATCCCAAGCCAGTGAGCAACAAAGGAAAATGCAATGTCCACCATGTTTATCTCGTCTCCGCCGAAGAACTTTTTCACTCCAATCAGCGCATGTTCTTCCATGACTTCCAACATTTCCAACCACTCCTTCACTGCCGCCTGTTGTTCTTCGCCATTGGCTTGATAAAGCTTTGACATTAAAGGACCCTGTTTTAAACAGAGATATGGGATTTCTAGTATCAGCCATCAAAAGTTATGTACGATAAAAGATTTTCAAAGATTTCAactaggttaaaatatgctacaAATCCTTGTATCCtttgtatgtttaaaatttagtccacctatttttgttttaagaaatttaatcccattacttttaaatttaaaaagggttaaatcaCTTCACGGGGTTTGAACCTAGCAACTACTCCCACATTAGGGCATGAActtttttttggttcaaattagtccttaaacttgacAATGATTCTCACGGTATGACCTGAT of Gossypium raimondii isolate GPD5lz chromosome 3, ASM2569854v1, whole genome shotgun sequence contains these proteins:
- the LOC105796592 gene encoding probable glutathione S-transferase, which gives rise to MAVVKLHGSWFSPYGYRVIWALKLKGILYEYIEEDLLNKSPSLLQYNPIHKQVPVLVHDGKPICESTVILQYIDEIWPQNPLLPADPYDRAVALFWIKFADDKGPLMSKLYQANGEEQQAAVKEWLEMLEVMEEHALIGVKKFFGGDEINMVDIAFSFVAHWLGILEDVLGLEIFQPHKFPRVSSWIQNFKSSPIIKDNLPDADKMSTFLKRGREMMLTSKSN